A part of Phoenix dactylifera cultivar Barhee BC4 chromosome 2, palm_55x_up_171113_PBpolish2nd_filt_p, whole genome shotgun sequence genomic DNA contains:
- the LOC103717011 gene encoding cyclin-dependent protein kinase inhibitor SMR1-like has protein sequence MSASPDFSGVPPELVLRPIVTVFPIEDRDDLSSLINGKDGVDECRTPTSEESKIPPVPSSCPPAPKKPRQVLLCKRRLSELELFGAQVEEIELWFRQRDRPATVPSLSCRSKKRKRRCLGKK, from the coding sequence ATGTCGGCATCCCCGGATTTCTCCGGAGTCCCACCGGAGCTCGTTCTGCGGCCTATCGTGACCGTGTTTCCGATAGAAGATCGTGACGACCTGTCATCATTGATCAACGGTAAGGATGGGGTGGATGAGTGCCGAACGCCGACCTCCGAAGAGAGCAAGATACCGCCGGTCCCCTCCAGCTGCCCGCCGGCGCCGAAGAAGCCCCGACAAGTGCTTTTGTGCAAGAGAAGACTGTCGGAGCTGGAGTTGTTCGGCGCTCAGGTTGAGGAGATCGAGCTTTGGTTTCGACAAAGAGACCGGCCGGCGACGGTGCCTTCGTTGTCATGCCGGTCAAAGAAGAGGAAGCGCCGGTGTCTCGGAAAGAAATGA